Part of the Kitasatospora sp. NBC_00374 genome is shown below.
CCTGCGGGCCGATCAGCCGGTGCCTGCGGCCGTCACCAGCAGCCCGAGCGCATCCCCGACCCGTACCCCGGCAGCCAAGGGCTCCACGGCCGCCAGTACGGCGCCGCGCAGCCCCACGGCCGCGGTGACCGGCGGCCGGGCCGCAGGATAGCCCCGGAATAACCGCGAAATGTACCCGGTTTGGGAAGATGCGGTCAGTGCTGGCACACTGGTCCGTCGGTCCCGGTTCACGTGCAGCTCCCGCTGCCGACCCGGTGCCCTCCCGAAACCTAGGAGAATCCCTTGAAGCCCAACGTTCACCCCGAGTACGTGCTCACCAAGGTGACCTGCACCTGCGGCGCCGAGTTCACGACCCGCTCGACCGAGACCAGCGGCGAGATCCGCGCCGAGGTCTGCTCGCAGTGCCACCCGTTCTACACGGGCAAGCAGAAGATCCTCGACACCGGTGGCCGCGTGGCCCGCTTCGAGGCCCGCTTCGGCAAGAAGCACAGCACCACCCAGGCCTAGCGCTTCCTCGGCGCCGGTTTCCAGCGTCCCCGTCGTACGGTGGGGAG
Proteins encoded:
- the rpmE gene encoding 50S ribosomal protein L31, coding for MKPNVHPEYVLTKVTCTCGAEFTTRSTETSGEIRAEVCSQCHPFYTGKQKILDTGGRVARFEARFGKKHSTTQA